From a region of the Agromyces ramosus genome:
- a CDS encoding helix-turn-helix domain-containing protein, with translation MPIEAGFRKQRLAVIPRPVVTEALVRPITRRLVVTDAGYYPNAADHLMQRPEGAAETILIICVAGTGWAAIGDTRHRIGSNTALVIPNGTPHAYGASADSPWTICWCHLRGSDLPELVAEMSVTPARPIVPIRHIDRSAALLDEIVSSLERSHSAADLVGAAGTAWKLLTQLVVDRALPAPGDPVERAMQYLSERFDGDIRVSELAALVGVSSSHLSARFRKATGGGVLAFQTSLRMARARHLLDTTTAPVGEIARDVGYHDQFYFSRHFRRLHDASPSEYRARSKG, from the coding sequence GTGCCCATCGAAGCGGGATTCCGCAAGCAGCGACTCGCGGTCATTCCGCGGCCCGTCGTCACGGAGGCACTGGTGCGCCCGATCACCCGTCGGTTGGTCGTGACTGACGCCGGCTACTACCCGAACGCGGCCGATCATCTGATGCAGCGACCCGAGGGTGCTGCGGAGACGATCCTCATCATCTGCGTCGCCGGAACCGGCTGGGCCGCCATCGGCGACACCCGGCATCGCATCGGATCGAACACGGCACTCGTCATCCCGAACGGCACACCGCATGCGTACGGGGCATCCGCCGACTCGCCATGGACGATCTGCTGGTGCCATCTGCGCGGAAGCGACCTGCCCGAGCTCGTGGCCGAGATGTCGGTGACCCCGGCGCGGCCGATCGTGCCGATCCGCCACATCGACCGCTCGGCGGCCCTGCTCGACGAGATCGTCTCATCGCTCGAGCGGAGCCACTCCGCGGCCGACCTCGTCGGCGCGGCCGGCACGGCATGGAAGCTCCTCACCCAGCTCGTCGTCGACCGGGCGCTGCCGGCACCGGGCGACCCGGTGGAGCGCGCGATGCAGTATCTCTCCGAGCGATTCGACGGAGACATCCGCGTCTCGGAGCTCGCCGCACTCGTCGGAGTGTCGTCCTCGCACCTCAGTGCGAGATTCCGCAAGGCCACCGGCGGCGGCGTCCTCGCCTTCCAGACCTCATTGCGGATGGCCCGCGCTCGCCACCTGCTCGACACGACCACCGCTCCCGTGGGCGAGATCGCCCGCGACGTCGGGTATCACGACCAGTTCTACTTCTCCCGGCACTTCCGCAGACTGCACGACGCCAGCCCGAGCGAGTATCGCGCTCGGTCGAAGGGCTAG